One genomic region from Argentina anserina chromosome 2, drPotAnse1.1, whole genome shotgun sequence encodes:
- the LOC126783706 gene encoding LOW QUALITY PROTEIN: probable transcriptional regulatory protein At2g25830 (The sequence of the model RefSeq protein was modified relative to this genomic sequence to represent the inferred CDS: inserted 1 base in 1 codon; deleted 1 base in 1 codon; substituted 1 base at 1 genomic stop codon) produces the protein MGSSCTIRAVGSILHRFTTGVSSKCPNSSARGCPGRRRTIRTVSPLFMGRRSSKIAGRKGVQDAKKMKLYSKIGKELVSALRKGGPNPLSNTALATILEKAKELDVPKEILDRNIKKAAEKGQEEYIEKVYEVYGFGGASMVVEVLTDKIARSVAKIREVVKNCGGKMADQDCSVLFNFRRARVVNIKASDTDKDHLLSIALYAGAEDVIELPVYEDDTEEDQSESYYKIVSDSDNYSAILSKLREEGINFETDNGSELLPVSPIEVDDEAVDLXKELMANXLELDDVDAVYTDQK, from the exons ATGGGTTCATCTTGTACAATCAGAGCCGTCGGATCAATCCTCCATAGATTCACCACCGGTGTCTCCTCCAAATGCCCCAACTCCTCAGCCA GAGGCTGCCCCGGCAGAAGAAGAACCATTCGGACCGTCTCTCCTCTCTTCATGGGCAGACGTTCCAGCAAAATCGCCGGCCGAAAG GGGGTGCAAGACGCAAAGAAGATGAAGCTGTACTCGAAGATTGGGAAGGAACTCGTGTCTGC TTTGAGGAAGGGTGGTCCGAATCCTTTGTCGAATACAGCTCTGGCGACTATATTGGAGAAAGCCAAGGAGCTTGATGTACCCAAGGAAATCTTGGATCGCAACATTAAGAAAGCAGCTGAGAAGGGACAAGAAGAGTACATTGAGAAAGTATATGAG GTATATGGTTTTGGTGGAGCTAGCATGGTAGTAGAGGTATTGACAGATAAAATAGCCCGATCTGTGGCAAAGATTAGAGAGGTTGTGAAGAACTGTGGTGGGAAGATGGCTGATCAGGAT TGTTCTGTTCTGTTCAACTTCAGGCGTGCTCGCGTCGTAAACATAAAAGCTTCAGATACTGACAAAGATCACCTCCTCTCCATTGCTTTATATGCTGGTGCTGAGGATGTTATTGAACTGCCAGTGTATGAAGATGATACCGAGGAAGATCAATCAGAAAG CTATTATAAGATCGTGAGTGACTCAGATAACTACTCAGCAATACTTTCAAAGTTGCGTGAAGAAGGAATCAATTTTGAGACAGATAATGGTTCTGAGCTACTTCCAGTAAGTCCCATTGAG GTAGATGACGAGGCTGTGGATT ATAAGGAACTCATGGCCAATTAACTTGAActtgatgatgttgatgccGTTTATACAGACCAGAAATGA
- the LOC126783307 gene encoding carotenoid cleavage dioxygenase 8 homolog B, chloroplastic, which translates to MASLGFSVGSGNSCLLPRAAASDRSNPKSSRYGFNPLMKEANSRKHLTSTNVASPPLPAVAAPFLPPSKESDDRGSHVAWTSVRQERWEGELHVQGEIPLWLKGTYLRNGPGLWHIEDYNFRHLFDGYAMLAKLHFENGRLIAGHRQIESDAYKAAMKSKKLCYREFSEVPKPDNFLSYIGELANLFSGASLTDNANTGVVHLGDGRVVCLTETQKGSIVIDPDTLDTIGKFEYTDSLGGLIHSAHPIVTESEFLTLLPDLINPGYLAVKMEPGTNERKVIGRVDCSQGPAPGWVHSFPVTEHYIIVPEMPLRYCAGNLLRAEPTPLYKFEWHPESKAYMHAMCKASGKIVASVEVPLYVTFHFINAYEETDEDGRVTALIADCCEHNADVTILDKLRIQNLRSYTGEDDVLPDARVGRFRIPFDGSAYGELDAALDPNEHGKGMDMCSINPAFLGKKYRYAYACGAERPCNFPNTLTKIDLVEKKAKNWYEEGAVPSEPYFVARPGATEEDDGVVISMISQKDGGGYALVLDGTTFEEIARAKFPYGLPYGLHGCWVPKK; encoded by the exons ATGGCTTCATTAGGATTCTCTGTAGGAAGTGGAAACTCGTGTTTGCTGCCGAGAGCAGCAGCTTCAGATCGCTCCAATCCTAAAAGTAGCAGATATGGATTTAATCCCTTAATGAAGGAGGCTAATAGCAGGAAGCACTTGACGTCTACAAACGTCGCAAGCCCTCCATTGCCGGCTGTTGCAGCTCCTTTTCTACCGCCGAGTAAGGAAAGTGATGACCGAGGAAGCCACGTAGCTTGGACCAGTGTGCGGCAGGAAAGATGGGAAGGAGAGCTGCATGTACAAGGAGAAATACCACTGTGGCTG AAAGGAACGTACCTAAGAAATGGTCCGGGACTTTGGCACATTGAGGATTACAACTTCCGTCACCTCTTTGACGGCTACGCAATGCTAGCCAAGCTCCACTTTGAAAACGGCCGTTTGATCGCCGGTCACCGGCAAATTGAATCTGATGCTTACAAAGCTGCAATGAAGAGCAAAAAGTTATGCTACCGTGAGTTCTCAGAAGTTCCTAAACCGGATAATTTCCTATCTTACATTGGTGAGTTGGCCAACCTATTCTCCGGTGCATCCCTAACTGATAATGCAAACACCGGTGTGGTTCACCTCGGAGATGGGCGGGTGGTGTGCCTCACTGAGACCCAAAAAGGGTCCATAGTGATTGACCCCGACACTTTGGACACAATAGGAAAGTTCGAGTACACTGACTCGTTGGGAGGTTTGATCCACTCAGCACATCCTATTGTGACTGAGTCCGAGTTCCTGACTTTATTGCCTGATCTGATCAACCCGGGTTACTTGGCGGTGAAGATGGAGCCTGGTACGAACGAAAGGAAGGTGATCGGGAGGGTAGATTGCAGCCAAGGTCCGGCGCCAGGGTGGGTTCATAGCTTTCCGGTGACCGAGCACTATATAATTGTGCCCGAAATGCCATTGAGATATTGTGCAGGGAATTTGCTCAGGGCCGAACCAACACCATTGTACAAGTTTGAGTGGCATCCTGAGTCCAAGGCCTATATGCACGCAATGTGTAAAGCTAGTGGTAAAATT GTTGCGAGTGTGGAAGTGCCGTTGTATGTTACATTCCATTTCATTAATGCATATGAAGAGACAGATGAAGATGGGAGGGTGACAGCGCTCATTGCAGATTGTTGCGAGCACAACGCTGATGTCACAATCCTGGATAAGCTTAGGATACAGAATCTGCGTTCATATACTGGGGAAGACGATGTGTTACCAGATGCTAG GGTTGGAAGGTTTAGAATACCATTCGATGGGAGTGCATATGGAGAACTAGATGCAGCGCTAGACCCAAATGAACATGGTAAAGGGATGGACATGTGCAGCATAAACCCCGCATTCTTGGGTAAGAAGTATAGATATGCCTATGCTTGTGGGGCTGAGCGCCCTTGCAACTTCCCCAACACCCTCACAAAG ATTGATTTGGTGGAGAAGAAAGCTAAGAATTGGTACGAAGAGGGCGCCGTGCCATCCGAACCATACTTTGTGGCTCGACCTGGCGCAACCGAAGAAGATGACGGTGTGGTGATCTCGATGATCAGTCAGAAAGACGGAGGTGGTTATGCATTGGTATTAGATGGAACCACGTTTGAAGAGATTGCTAGAGCCAAGTTCCCTTATGGCCTTCCGTACGGGCTTCATGGATGCTGGGTTCCGAAGAAATGA